One Flavobacterium sp. 90 DNA segment encodes these proteins:
- a CDS encoding PLP-dependent aminotransferase family protein yields the protein MLRPWKLEIQLNTSSDKAIYLQIADAIIDAIKTGILNSGNALPGSRQLAELLKVNRNTVIEALDVLIAEGWLITMERKGTFVADILPIASKSAKQQQKTNHAKEEPKPLIVFDDGIPDSRIAPMNELARAYRQIFNRKSRWQIMGYSTEFGNLEFRKAIVQMLNFKRGMNITPDEICITRGSQMAMYLTASCLLSKGDYVIVENPGYKPAWETFENAGAKLLPINVDKDGLQIDEVEEYLKKFNNIKAIYVTPHHQFPTTVTLSLKRRLKLIELSNQYGFKIIEDDYDNEFHFGQRPILPISSYSNAKNTVYIGTLSKIVAPALRIGYLVSNPETILKVGKHRKMIDVQGDNIMEEAVLQLINEGEIKRHLKRTTLIYKTKRDYFETICTKYLKDKTTFIKPEGGLAFWIVPNSDVDIFEIADKLILKGIKIMTPEKFSFNEPISGFRLGYASLTEKQIEEGIIEISKYL from the coding sequence ATGTTAAGACCTTGGAAATTAGAGATTCAATTAAATACCAGTTCTGATAAAGCAATTTACCTACAAATTGCCGATGCCATTATTGACGCCATAAAAACCGGAATACTCAACAGCGGAAATGCTTTACCCGGAAGCCGTCAACTTGCCGAATTACTAAAAGTGAACCGAAATACAGTTATCGAAGCGCTCGATGTTCTAATCGCCGAAGGTTGGCTAATCACAATGGAAAGAAAAGGAACTTTCGTTGCCGACATTTTACCAATTGCTTCCAAAAGCGCAAAGCAACAACAAAAAACAAATCATGCTAAAGAAGAACCAAAACCTTTAATTGTTTTTGATGATGGAATTCCCGACAGCCGAATTGCTCCAATGAACGAGTTAGCCAGAGCTTACAGACAGATTTTTAATCGGAAATCACGCTGGCAAATTATGGGTTATAGTACTGAATTTGGAAATCTGGAATTCAGAAAAGCTATTGTTCAGATGCTAAATTTTAAAAGAGGAATGAATATTACTCCAGACGAAATTTGCATTACACGCGGAAGCCAAATGGCGATGTATTTGACCGCGAGTTGTTTATTATCGAAAGGAGATTATGTAATAGTTGAAAATCCCGGATATAAACCTGCTTGGGAAACTTTTGAAAATGCAGGTGCAAAATTACTTCCGATAAATGTCGATAAAGACGGTTTACAAATAGATGAAGTTGAGGAATATTTGAAGAAATTCAACAATATAAAAGCAATTTATGTAACGCCTCATCATCAATTTCCAACAACTGTCACGCTGAGTTTAAAAAGAAGATTGAAACTTATAGAATTGTCCAATCAATATGGTTTTAAAATTATTGAAGATGATTATGATAATGAATTTCATTTTGGACAAAGACCAATTTTACCTATTTCGAGTTACAGCAACGCCAAAAACACGGTTTATATCGGAACTTTAAGCAAAATCGTTGCACCCGCATTGCGAATTGGATATTTGGTCAGTAATCCCGAAACTATTTTAAAAGTGGGCAAACACAGGAAAATGATCGATGTACAAGGCGATAATATTATGGAAGAAGCCGTTTTGCAACTCATAAACGAAGGCGAAATAAAAAGACATCTTAAAAGAACGACGCTTATTTATAAAACCAAACGAGATTATTTTGAAACCATTTGTACTAAATATCTAAAAGACAAAACCACTTTTATAAAACCCGAAGGAGGTTTGGCTTTTTGGATTGTTCCAAATTCAGATGTCGATATTTTTGAAATTGCTGATAAACTTATCCTAAAAGGAATCAAGATAATGACTCCTGAAAAATTCAGTTTTAATGAACCAATATCGGGATTCAGACTTGGTTATGCTTCTCTAACCGAAAAACAAATAGAAGAAGGTATTATTGAGATTTCTAAATATTTATAA
- a CDS encoding helix-turn-helix transcriptional regulator: MSTLTKSNHIGRKISRIRELRDMKQEALAQALGTNQQAISALENSETISDEKLIDVAKALGVSVEALKNFSDEAAINYFNNFTDSSAGTFNNHCTFNPLDKLMESVEENKKLYERLVQAEKDKVEFLEKILKDK; the protein is encoded by the coding sequence ATGAGCACACTTACAAAATCAAACCATATAGGGCGAAAAATTAGCCGAATTCGTGAACTTCGTGACATGAAGCAAGAAGCTTTGGCGCAAGCTTTAGGTACAAACCAACAAGCAATTTCTGCTCTTGAAAATAGCGAAACGATAAGCGATGAAAAACTTATTGATGTAGCAAAAGCTTTGGGAGTAAGTGTTGAAGCCCTTAAAAATTTTTCAGACGAAGCCGCAATTAACTATTTTAATAATTTTACAGATAGTAGTGCAGGAACTTTTAACAATCATTGTACTTTCAATCCACTAGATAAATTAATGGAATCAGTAGAAGAAAATAAAAAACTTTACGAACGTTTAGTTCAAGCAGAAAAAGACAAAGTTGAGTTTTTAGAAAAAATATTAAAGGATAAATAG
- a CDS encoding DUF4738 domain-containing protein: protein MKQLLAIVIAVLFIACNSKNNKEPEKLQFQKLPPKVAQTDTVKIYPMEKATEKFDTLITNKNIKISIVRRDLDSYVLHDSWANDKKYTDKYRNAEIALTITQNEKVILDTVFKKEQFAKSLGNDFLKIAIFHNYWFKKIDEKGIEFFGVITEPETDNTLDFNHFYNFKTKKLEFAIAKEEEEE from the coding sequence ATGAAACAACTTCTAGCCATTGTAATTGCAGTGCTTTTTATTGCATGTAACTCAAAAAACAACAAAGAACCTGAAAAACTTCAGTTTCAGAAATTACCTCCAAAAGTTGCACAAACTGATACTGTGAAAATTTATCCGATGGAAAAAGCAACGGAAAAATTTGACACATTAATTACCAACAAAAACATTAAAATTTCTATTGTTCGCAGAGATTTAGACAGTTATGTTTTGCATGATTCCTGGGCTAATGACAAAAAATATACTGACAAATATAGAAATGCAGAAATTGCCTTGACGATAACGCAAAATGAAAAAGTAATATTAGATACAGTTTTTAAAAAAGAACAATTTGCCAAATCTCTTGGAAACGATTTTTTAAAAATTGCCATTTTTCATAATTATTGGTTTAAAAAAATCGATGAAAAAGGAATTGAATTTTTCGGAGTAATAACAGAACCTGAAACTGATAATACTTTAGATTTTAATCATTTTTATAATTTTAAAACTAAAAAATTAGAGTTTGCTATCGCTAAAGAAGAGGAAGAAGAATAG
- a CDS encoding dihydrodipicolinate synthase family protein has protein sequence MKNNLFKGIIAYPITPFDKEEKVDIKLYKTLLERLIVSGSHAVAPLGSTGVMPYLTDEEKEAIVKATIEQVNGRVPVLVGVSNLTTEKTIYHAKFAEKAGANAVMIIPMSYWKLTDDEIVAHYNAVAKEISIPIMAYNNPATGGVDMSPALLKRLLEIPNVTMIKESTGDVQRMHYLRRELGDDVAFYNGSNPLALAAFSAGASGWCTAAPNLIPKLNLDLYNAIQNNDLDEAQKVFYKQLNLLKFIVTKGLPRAIKAGLEIQGIEGGFLRSPLKPLTEVEIAEFKLILKEIG, from the coding sequence ATGAAAAATAACCTATTTAAAGGCATTATTGCTTATCCAATTACTCCATTTGATAAAGAAGAAAAAGTTGATATTAAATTGTACAAAACATTATTAGAAAGATTGATTGTTTCCGGTTCTCATGCCGTAGCGCCGTTAGGAAGTACGGGCGTAATGCCATATTTGACAGACGAAGAAAAAGAGGCAATTGTAAAAGCAACAATCGAACAAGTTAACGGTAGAGTTCCGGTTTTGGTTGGTGTGTCAAATTTAACAACAGAGAAAACAATTTATCACGCAAAATTTGCAGAGAAAGCGGGCGCAAACGCTGTAATGATTATTCCGATGAGCTATTGGAAACTCACAGATGATGAAATTGTAGCACATTATAATGCTGTTGCCAAAGAAATTTCGATTCCTATAATGGCGTATAATAATCCTGCAACCGGCGGAGTAGATATGTCTCCGGCTTTGTTGAAACGACTTCTGGAAATCCCGAATGTCACGATGATCAAAGAAAGTACGGGAGATGTACAAAGAATGCATTATTTAAGAAGAGAATTAGGCGATGATGTTGCATTTTATAATGGTTCAAATCCGCTGGCATTGGCAGCATTTTCTGCGGGAGCTTCAGGTTGGTGTACGGCAGCGCCAAATTTAATTCCCAAGCTGAATCTGGATTTGTATAATGCAATTCAAAATAATGATTTGGATGAAGCTCAAAAGGTGTTTTATAAACAATTGAATCTTTTAAAGTTTATTGTAACTAAAGGTTTGCCAAGAGCAATTAAAGCCGGTCTGGAAATTCAGGGAATTGAAGGAGGTTTTTTAAGAAGTCCGTTAAAACCGCTGACAGAAGTTGAAATAGCTGAATTTAAATTGATTTTAAAGGAGATAGGATAA
- a CDS encoding cyclic-phosphate processing receiver domain-containing protein, whose translation MKYKLFLDDIRDVQMVYKNLTDDDFVIVRNFDDFKKVIIENGLPELISFDNDLGLDENDNIAEDGYAAAKWLVYESGLDLENLKFNVHSANPVAARQIQSLLDNYIKHLKNLND comes from the coding sequence ATGAAATACAAGCTTTTTCTTGATGATATTCGAGATGTACAAATGGTTTACAAAAACCTAACTGACGATGATTTTGTTATTGTTCGGAATTTTGATGATTTTAAAAAGGTTATAATCGAAAACGGACTTCCTGAATTGATTAGTTTTGACAATGATTTAGGATTAGATGAAAATGACAATATTGCCGAAGATGGTTACGCCGCTGCAAAATGGCTGGTTTATGAATCTGGACTTGATTTAGAAAATCTGAAATTCAATGTTCATTCCGCAAATCCAGTTGCAGCCCGACAAATTCAAAGTTTATTAGACAATTATATTAAGCATTTGAAAAATTTAAATGATTAA
- a CDS encoding GLUG motif-containing protein — protein MIKKLKITAQQLFKYTSMLALLLVVGYSCSNEGLDEGVVKPLSSAKAITAFSFVNPVVKGTIDESAHTISLTFPSGTDLTNLAATFTTTGTKVTIGDVVQVSGTTKNNFSKAITYTVTAEDGTKQNYTITPPNSADILGFTFEGSNNETYWELSGLKEGTNTINNAPADLDYITGFPILPPGAEVTQSGNNEESDYNTTGFSFTVTAADGKTKKSYVIKIPAYNKDTNPYGIYTPTHLLSIDNNLLESFKIMNDITMPAVNGTEILSPDYATSGWTPIGDFESFRGTIDGNNHVIKNLTIKRTSHDDVAFISTLGAKGVVKNLGLTAVNIQGSGNVGALVANNVGGTISYCYSTGTVTSSGFSAQKHVGGLVGINNDANGKPGKLLNSYSTVNVSGKDSFVGGLVGYNYLCNVENCYATGSVTGPYKNGGGLIGKNASELINCYATGKVETGGGLVGLNFNWSSAPNCFWDIQTTGQTTSDDGGKAVGKTTAQMTSGTPYSNTWTAANWTFTAGKYPTLVGVGGQ, from the coding sequence ATGATTAAAAAATTAAAAATTACTGCACAGCAATTATTCAAATACACAAGCATGTTGGCATTATTACTTGTCGTTGGTTATTCATGTTCAAATGAAGGTCTTGACGAAGGCGTAGTAAAGCCATTAAGCAGTGCCAAAGCAATTACTGCTTTTTCTTTTGTAAATCCTGTAGTAAAAGGTACTATTGATGAAAGTGCACATACTATTTCGCTTACATTTCCTTCCGGAACAGATTTAACTAATCTCGCTGCTACATTTACCACAACAGGAACCAAAGTTACTATAGGCGATGTTGTTCAGGTAAGCGGAACTACCAAAAATAATTTTAGCAAAGCCATAACTTATACCGTTACTGCAGAGGATGGTACCAAACAAAATTATACAATAACACCTCCAAATTCAGCAGATATATTAGGATTTACTTTTGAAGGTTCTAATAACGAAACATATTGGGAACTTTCAGGACTAAAAGAGGGAACAAACACAATAAACAATGCTCCTGCAGATCTTGATTATATTACAGGATTTCCAATTTTGCCTCCGGGAGCGGAAGTGACACAATCTGGAAACAATGAAGAAAGTGACTATAATACAACAGGATTTAGTTTTACAGTAACTGCCGCTGACGGAAAGACAAAAAAGTCATATGTTATCAAAATACCAGCTTACAACAAAGACACAAATCCATACGGAATTTATACTCCAACGCACCTTCTGTCAATAGATAATAATCTTTTAGAAAGCTTTAAGATTATGAATGATATTACGATGCCTGCAGTTAATGGTACCGAAATATTGAGTCCTGATTATGCAACTTCAGGTTGGACACCAATTGGAGATTTCGAAAGTTTCAGAGGAACTATAGACGGAAATAATCACGTAATTAAAAACTTGACTATCAAAAGAACGAGTCATGACGATGTTGCCTTTATTTCGACATTAGGAGCTAAAGGAGTTGTGAAAAATCTAGGATTAACGGCAGTAAATATTCAAGGTAGCGGTAACGTTGGTGCTTTGGTTGCTAATAACGTTGGAGGAACAATTTCTTATTGTTATTCTACCGGAACTGTTACTTCTTCTGGGTTTTCAGCTCAGAAACACGTAGGAGGTTTAGTTGGAATCAACAATGATGCTAACGGAAAACCTGGTAAACTTTTAAACAGCTATAGTACCGTTAATGTTTCAGGAAAAGATTCATTTGTAGGTGGTTTAGTAGGCTACAACTACCTTTGTAACGTAGAAAATTGCTATGCTACAGGTTCTGTAACTGGACCATACAAAAATGGTGGAGGACTTATTGGTAAAAATGCTTCAGAACTAATCAACTGTTACGCTACAGGAAAAGTAGAAACCGGAGGCGGATTAGTTGGCTTAAACTTCAACTGGAGTTCAGCACCAAATTGCTTTTGGGATATTCAAACTACAGGACAAACAACTTCGGACGATGGAGGAAAAGCAGTTGGAAAAACAACCGCTCAAATGACATCAGGAACTCCATATAGCAATACCTGGACAGCTGCAAATTGGACATTTACTGCAGGTAAATACCCAACACTAGTTGGAGTTGGAGGGCAATAA
- a CDS encoding NUDIX domain-containing protein encodes MYKVFVNDKPLFLTNEISRETNFQLFLLESIDIEQLIVKIFQNKIQKAYLYHPDEKEIMKTLKAKIPVQKAGGGFVYNKNGEVLFIFRNGKWDLPKGGIEKGEEIEATAMREVEEETGVNQLRITNKLQKTYHVFKRNGKYKLKITHWFEMFSDFEGTPVGQENEGIEKVAWLNPEQIKEALKNSYENIKLLFEEENEIKVE; translated from the coding sequence ATGTATAAAGTTTTTGTGAACGACAAACCACTTTTTTTGACAAATGAAATCTCAAGAGAGACTAATTTTCAATTATTCCTATTAGAGAGTATTGATATCGAGCAGCTTATAGTGAAAATATTTCAAAATAAAATTCAAAAGGCTTACTTATATCATCCGGATGAAAAGGAAATAATGAAGACATTAAAAGCTAAAATTCCTGTACAGAAAGCGGGAGGAGGCTTTGTGTACAATAAAAATGGTGAGGTTTTATTTATCTTCAGAAACGGAAAATGGGACTTACCAAAAGGAGGAATCGAGAAAGGCGAGGAGATTGAAGCCACAGCAATGCGCGAAGTAGAAGAAGAAACCGGTGTAAACCAACTTAGAATTACAAATAAACTTCAAAAAACATATCACGTTTTTAAACGTAACGGAAAATATAAGTTAAAAATCACACATTGGTTCGAAATGTTCTCTGATTTTGAAGGAACTCCGGTAGGTCAGGAAAATGAAGGAATCGAAAAAGTAGCCTGGTTAAATCCAGAACAAATCAAAGAAGCATTAAAAAACTCCTACGAAAACATCAAATTATTGTTTGAAGAAGAGAACGAAATTAAGGTTGAGTAA
- a CDS encoding M14 family metallopeptidase — translation MRLFTIVISLFTITLFAQNNKKYDTFFEKGNGNQSASYEETIKYYKLLANDFPTIQIKEMGLTDSGEPLHMVVYNPEKEFDFDKIQKNKAVLFINNGIHAGEPDGIDATMQFYRDLAIGKLKAPKNTVLVTIPVYNIGGALNRNSTTRANQDGPEIYGFRGNARNYDLNRDLMKSDTRNTKSFVEIFQKINPDVFIDNHVSNGSDYQYKLTYIMTQHNKLGTVLGDFMNTEMMPALVKDLQQKKIETTPYVDSFKDTPDKGFGQFVDSPRYTTGYTSLFNTIGFVVETHMLKKYAERVKMTYEYTKSTLDFTDANYQKIKEFRVKNLEQYQPKKPYTLKWELDSTKATKFTFLGYEAGYKKSEATTGNRLYYDRSKPYKKDVPYIKEFKSQKDVVIPSAYIIPRGYWNIIDLLKNNNIAYSQLKNDTIIEVESYKIADYKTVPNAYEGHYLHYNTSINSKIVKIAFAKGDYLVSTNQKGVKYLVEAFEPEGVDSFFNWNFFDPILQQKEHYSEYIFEDTAAKLLKDNPALKAELEAKKQSDAEFAKNAAAQLDWIYKHSVYYEKAHLQYPVYRVL, via the coding sequence ATGAGACTTTTCACAATTGTCATTTCACTTTTCACAATCACGCTTTTCGCTCAAAACAATAAAAAATACGATACTTTTTTTGAAAAAGGAAACGGAAACCAATCCGCTTCGTATGAAGAAACAATCAAGTATTACAAGCTTTTAGCCAATGATTTTCCGACGATTCAAATCAAAGAAATGGGTTTAACAGATTCTGGTGAACCTCTGCATATGGTGGTTTATAATCCGGAAAAGGAATTTGATTTCGATAAAATTCAGAAAAATAAAGCGGTACTTTTTATTAATAACGGAATCCATGCCGGAGAACCTGACGGAATCGACGCTACAATGCAATTCTACAGAGATCTGGCAATTGGAAAGCTAAAAGCGCCAAAAAATACGGTTTTAGTAACTATTCCGGTTTACAATATTGGAGGCGCTTTAAACCGAAATTCGACTACGAGAGCGAATCAGGATGGTCCGGAAATTTACGGTTTTAGAGGAAACGCGAGAAACTACGATTTGAATCGCGATTTGATGAAATCAGATACTCGAAATACAAAAAGTTTTGTTGAAATTTTTCAGAAAATAAATCCTGATGTTTTTATTGATAATCACGTAAGTAACGGATCTGATTATCAATACAAACTTACCTATATTATGACACAACACAATAAATTAGGAACTGTTTTGGGCGATTTTATGAATACCGAAATGATGCCAGCTTTGGTCAAAGATTTACAACAAAAGAAAATCGAAACTACGCCTTATGTCGATTCTTTTAAAGATACTCCTGACAAAGGTTTTGGGCAGTTTGTAGACAGTCCGAGATATACAACAGGTTATACTTCGTTGTTTAATACCATTGGTTTTGTGGTTGAAACACATATGCTGAAAAAATATGCCGAACGCGTAAAAATGACGTATGAATACACCAAATCGACTTTGGATTTTACAGACGCTAATTACCAGAAAATCAAAGAATTTCGAGTTAAAAATCTGGAACAATATCAGCCTAAAAAGCCTTACACTTTAAAATGGGAATTAGATAGCACAAAAGCAACTAAATTTACATTTTTGGGATATGAAGCCGGATACAAAAAAAGTGAAGCCACAACAGGAAATCGTTTGTATTATGACCGAAGCAAACCGTATAAAAAAGACGTTCCTTATATTAAAGAATTCAAATCGCAAAAAGATGTTGTTATTCCGTCTGCTTATATCATTCCGCGTGGTTATTGGAATATTATTGACCTTTTAAAGAATAATAACATTGCTTATTCTCAGCTTAAAAATGATACTATTATTGAAGTTGAAAGCTATAAAATTGCCGATTATAAAACAGTTCCAAATGCTTACGAAGGACATTATTTGCATTACAACACAAGCATAAATTCTAAAATTGTAAAAATAGCTTTCGCCAAAGGTGATTATCTGGTTTCAACAAATCAAAAAGGAGTCAAATATTTAGTTGAAGCTTTTGAACCTGAAGGTGTTGATTCTTTCTTTAACTGGAATTTCTTCGATCCAATTTTACAGCAAAAAGAACATTATTCTGAATATATTTTTGAAGATACAGCCGCAAAACTTCTAAAGGATAATCCAGCTTTAAAAGCCGAATTAGAAGCTAAAAAACAATCTGATGCTGAATTTGCTAAAAATGCTGCAGCACAATTAGATTGGATTTACAAACATTCGGTTTATTATGAAAAGGCGCATTTACAATATCCTGTTTATCGTGTTTTGTAA
- a CDS encoding cupin domain-containing protein: protein METKKQFSSKDFHETFARPTFVMPEKLIHKNVEQAGVHNQFSTERKHPVFFVDLPSKNVSMTIGGLLPDQLTNRHRHTYETVIYVIEGHGYTEVEDVKVEWKAGDAVYIPSWAWHRHQNLSSSESAKYIACENAPQLQNLGVALREEEGRDL, encoded by the coding sequence ATGGAAACTAAAAAACAATTTTCATCAAAAGACTTTCATGAAACTTTTGCCAGACCAACTTTTGTAATGCCGGAAAAATTAATTCACAAAAATGTAGAGCAAGCCGGAGTACACAATCAATTTTCGACAGAGCGAAAACATCCCGTTTTCTTCGTCGATCTTCCAAGTAAAAATGTGAGTATGACTATTGGTGGTTTGCTTCCGGATCAACTGACGAATAGACATCGCCATACTTATGAAACCGTTATTTATGTAATCGAAGGACATGGATATACGGAAGTTGAAGATGTAAAAGTAGAGTGGAAGGCAGGAGACGCTGTTTATATCCCGAGTTGGGCTTGGCACAGACATCAGAATTTAAGCAGTTCAGAATCGGCTAAATATATTGCTTGTGAAAATGCGCCTCAACTTCAAAATTTAGGCGTTGCATTGAGAGAAGAAGAGGGGAGAGATCTTTAA